The Shewanella halotolerans region GAGGGGATAGGCCACCATTTGCCACCGATTCGGCCGCAGCTTAAAGCCTTGAGCCAGCAAGACGAAGGCCTGATCGCCATAGTAATCGTCGGCATTGATCACCGCCATGAGACCGGATACAAAATTACGAGCACTCCAGAGCGCATGAGCCGTGCCCCAGGGCTTAGTTCTATTGCTTGCCAGCACTTCGAGATTAGCACCGCGCGTAGACTCCCCACTGAGCTCAGGCAAATCTGTCAGCTGCTGCACACAGAAATGCAGCGCAAAATGAGACGGCAAGCCAGCCAGGCGCGCCTTAATACTCGGGATCAGCTCGGCGCGGGTCACTATCACGGCCGCCGAGAAGCCCGCCTGAATGGCGCTGGCGATCGACAGCTGCAACATGGTCTCGCCCTTGGGCCCAAGCTCGGCCAACTGCTTGTCGCCGCCGAAACGGCTCCCCAGGCCCGCCGCCATGATCACTAGGGTCAGGGATGAATTATCATCCCCATTGGACACTGCATCTGTTAACTTCATCGACATCAAACCACACGAGCCAATGGCTCGTCTTAAAAATGGAGATAAGGGCGGCTGTGTAACCGCCCATAATATACTCATGGAATTAGGGAATCAGAGATAAGGCCTGAAAGCCGGCTCCTTGGCCAGCGCCGCCTGACTGCCCTTGAGGCTAAATTCAAAGCCACACAGGGTCAGGCTGCCGCGCATGGCTATATCATTGATGATGGCGGGCGTATCAAGCGGCGAGAAACGCGCCTGGGTCGAGGTGTCGGCCAGCAGACTTACCGTCATCGGCCGATAGCTCACGCCATTATTAAAGGTCAGGTTCTTACAACTGCTGTCACCCTCGGCGCTGGCGAGGGACCAGATGGTGCTGGGCTCGCCTCGCTCACCCAGCCAGCTAAGCATCAATACCTTGCCCTCCAGTTGCACCTTAAAGCCATCTGGCATCGCCACCTGCTTGATGTTTGTCCCGGGCGCCTGAGCAATCTGCGCTGCGGCTTCTGACTCTGCTGCGACTTGTTCGGTAGCATCATCGCCCCCAAGCCAGAACAGGCTGCCAAGCAACAGCGACAGGCAACCGAAGCCTAGCAGGGCGCCGCGAGGATGACCCTTGATGGCGATTAAGGTTGTACCAAACAGCTTAGCCAGCTGCTCCCCAAGCGTATTAACTCCTTGCGCCAACCTATCCTGGGGTTGGCTAGCTTGGGACTGGCTAGCTTGAAAATATTTGTCTTTTGTAGCGTCACTTCGATAGACCTGCTGCGCATCGAGATCAGACGCCATGGCAAATGCCTGCTCCCCCCCTGGCTCATTGTCCTGCGCCAACTCTTGCCCTATTGCGTGCTCCTGAGCTGGAGCATGAGCAAATGCAGGCGAATCGCCCGCCAGGGTGGGCTCAACCCGGGTGCGGCGCTCGTTACTCACCATCAAGGGGCCACTGTAGCCCAGGCTATCGAAGGGGGCAGATGTCTTAGGCCGAGGACGAGAGACGATGAAGCCCACCGCCAGAATACTCAAGATAAGGGCGACCCAGTTCGGCCAGGCCTGCTCGGCAAATACCAGGCTCACTGCCAGCAGCAGTGGCCCAGGGACGACCGCCAATGCCAGCAGACGCTGAGCGGCTATCAGACGACGGCTGGCGCTGAGCAGCGAGACGGCGATTAATGGCAGGGCCAACAGTAACAAGATGCCATGACCGGCAAACAGTAAGGAGAAGAGATAGATAAGGCAGAGCGAGGCGCCACTAATGACAAGAAAACGCAGGCTGGTATCCACGCCCTGGCGACAGAAAAAGGTGTTTAACGACATAAAAAATCCCACTTCACGGCTATCTCAGCAAAGAGTCTACTGGATCTCGCCCCGGATGACGCTTAATTTTGGTTAATTTTCCCGGCC contains the following coding sequences:
- a CDS encoding NTP transferase domain-containing protein, translating into MSMKLTDAVSNGDDNSSLTLVIMAAGLGSRFGGDKQLAELGPKGETMLQLSIASAIQAGFSAAVIVTRAELIPSIKARLAGLPSHFALHFCVQQLTDLPELSGESTRGANLEVLASNRTKPWGTAHALWSARNFVSGLMAVINADDYYGDQAFVLLAQGFKLRPNRWQMVAYPLKETLSEHGGVNRGICVTQDNLLISVEEWLNIAWQGDNLVGSHQGRQGNLAPEAMASMTCWGFTPDIFDLLGEALVEFVTQQGHKPDSECYLPAVVQAALTDEAKAKQVFVSQTPDTWLGVTYPQDIDWVKQKLMELLGD